A segment of the Neochlamydia sp. S13 genome:
TTCTCTAATCTTACCCTTCCAACGCCATGTTGCAGATAGGCATTCCTCTATTGTCTATCCTATGGTAGAAAAAAGAGGAATAGAAACTCCTTCTCAATTGCTTTCCATAGAAGGAATAGAAATTAAAGTAAACTTATATGGCTTTTGTCCTGAGACCCCCCAAGAAAATTTGTTTGCCGCCTATTTATCTCTTCTCGGTAAAGATTATTATCAAGCTTTTAAATTTTTGCATTCTATTAGACCGCACCATCGCTTAAACCAGCCGGAAAAGTTGATCCTAAAATGGCTTATTGATAGCCAAGCAGATGGGTGTGATCACTCGGCTACCGCAGCCTCAGTAAAATTAATCGCTTATAAGGTTTTAATTGATCAAGGAATCGATTTGAAAGGTCGATGGGATCCTCTTCATAGTCCTTTAACCTTTATTGATGAAATATACGAGCATTATTTAAGCCATCTCTCTTCAGTCCCCCCAGCGCTTAGATTAAGTTTAGAAATAGAGCTTTGGATATCTGAGAACACAGAGCATTTAAAAATTTATTCAGGCCAAAAGAACAAAGCTTTATGGGAAAATCGTAAACAGGAGCTAAGAATAGGACAGAAAATAGTGATGACCCAAAAGCCAGCCAAAATTTTGGAAAAGTCCCTGTTGGCTCGTTGGAAAAATCCTGGCCTAAGCGGTGGGAAAGAGCCTATAGATCTCACTTTAGAGCTTATAGAAGGAATAGAAAGACCCCTAGGAATGGTCTTATTACCGGGCCAACCTTATCCTGTAAAAGCTTTTGCCTATCATTATCTTAAGCTTTCCTCCCTCTATACTTCTCCATTAGAAAAGTGGGAATTAGTCTATACGTTAGAGACTCTAAAAATCCCCCCTTTTATCGAGCTTTCTCTTAAGGTAGCCTTGCAAAAAGAAGATCGAGCCCCTCTTTTGCCCTCTTTAAATTCCAAGAGATATGCGGAAAATTCTTTGCAAGTGCAGGTGTGGTTTGAGCAACTGCTAGCTACTCTACCCACCTTTCAACTAGAATCCAATCTTATCCAACAGCAATCTAGACAGGAAAAAAAAGAGGAAATAAAAAAGGGAAGAATCTTTCATGACTTAGATTTTACCTACAACATGAACCTGCTACTTGCAAATTGTAAAAGCATTTCTCCTTTTCAGATCATTCAAGCAATCAAAGAGGATTTTGCTAACTACACTGTTTATCCTTCTTTATCCGATGAAGAACCGTGTCCTTTTAAAATAGAAGGTAACGAAGAAGATTTTTTTAAAAATGATTTAGATTTCTATCGAAAGGAATGGTACAAAGGGATCGAGCTTCAAAAAGGCGCTCAAGACTACTTACTTCCTACTTTCCCAGCAATTTTGCAGCTTGATAAAATTCTCACTACCTATGCTTATGAAAGCAATGATGTGGGGATGATCAACAACATTGTGCGAATTTTAAATCGAAGGCCTACGGAAATAAACGCTCTAATTTTCGCAAAATTAAAAGAGGTTAAAGAAGATAAAATTCAAATGGAGCTAGAAGATGGCCTTAAAACCATTTTTCTCCCTACATCCTCTCAAAAGCTAGCCTTTTTGCAACGACGCAATCCCTATTTTTTAGAAGAAGATCTAGTATCTTTACAAAGATGTATGCAGGAATATTTAGAATGGCACATTAGCAACAAAATTATAGCAACGGTTAAAAGTCATCTACTCTCTATTATTCATATTCAAAGCCATCACCCTCTAACTTGGGAGGATGAGCCTGCTGCCCAGGAGGCATGGCAAGCGATTGGAGAGCTCTTAAATCCTTTCGAAAATTATTCCCCAGATAGCCAAAGCTATTTGGAAACCTTGCTTTTTGAGCATATTGCGGGTTTTCGTATGCGCAAAGATCAAGCTCAATTATTGCATCTCCTGATAGGAAAGATTTTTACAGAGAATCTAGGAGACTATTGCCCTGCAGTCGTTTTTCAAATGATGATGGGGGGAGGAAAAACAAGTGTGATCTTAGCAAAGCTTGCTAGGTTAGCCTCAAAAAACGCACGCGTGCCTCTTTTTTTAGCTCACCCTTCCCAATATCCTTCTCTTAAGTCCAATCTAATGAATACACAATTTAAACGGTTGCATCAAGATGTGATAGATCTAGATTTTAATCGCGAAGATTTAGCTTCTCTTAAAATTCTTTACTACCTTAAAGCTCAACTCCATCATGCCAAAGACAAAAATTATTTAATATTAATGAAAGCTAGTTTTTTGCTTATTCTCCGACAGGAATTAATTGATCAAATTAAAGCATTTAAAGAGCCAGACAACTGTGATCCTTTAACCTTAAAACGGGCTGTAGAGCTAGCCCATATCCTTTATTTTATAAAAACTCACTGTCTTTTTTTAGCCGATGAGGTAGATTCCCTATTAAACATCTTAGAAGAGATTAATTTTCCTGCTGGATTAGAAGTTGCTATTTCAAAAGATAGCCTAGAAGTCATTAAATACATTTATGTTGTTCTTTCAACCGATGCAAAAATTGCCCCTTTATTGAATCTTTTAGAAGACAATCAAGCCTGCGTGGCCAGGCAAACACTACAAGAGCAGGTCTTTCCTAGGCTCGTAAAAGTGCTTATAAGTGAATATCCGCCTCTTTTTCCTTTAATTTCTCCCAAAAACTACGCCTCTTTCAAAGTATCCTTGCAAGATTACATTTTGGAGAAAATAGATACACGCCTGCTAAAAGGGATTAATGCTACCGATGATGTAGAATTTTTAGATAAGTTAGGAATTAGAGAAGAAAAGAAGCGTAAACAGGCTAAGCGCCATCTTAAATTTTTGAGAAGCCTAGAAGCTTTAAAAATGCAGCCACAACGTTCCATTCAACAGGCCTTAGGAACAGTTGCTTTAATAAAAGAATTATGTAATGAAATTTTGCCGCTCGCTCTTGCTAAAGGATTTAAACAAAGATATGGTTTTACAGAGGAGGGCAAAATTATTCCTTACTTAGGGGTAGATGCTCCTAACCATACGGAATTTGCTAATATCTATGTGGCCGCTTGTTGTTATTTTCAAGGAGCTATTAATGCGGGCGTGCATCCAGAGCGCCTCATGAAATACCGGGATCAAATGAGGGAAGCTTCTCTATACTATTCTGAGATCTACCACTGTTCACCAGAAGAATCTGCTGAAGCTCAGCATTTTAAAGCACTCATTGGATTAGCATTACATCAGGAATGGTCACCAGAACATCTACAGGCAACCCTTCAAGAAATAAATGCAAGCCCGCAGCGATGTATAGATTTTTATGCCGAGTTTTCTGACCAATTCTTGCGCTATCATAGCTCTTTATTAAGTTGTGGGCCCGCTGCGCTTAGCCACATGGGAGCACAGTTTATTGGTTGCTCAGGAACATTAGGCAATAAAGATTCCTTCCCTAAAGAAATAGCAGACAGCTGTATTCTTGAGCAAGGGATCGAAGGGCGTATTTTAGTCAAGCTTACTCAGGATATCGCTAGCCAAAAAAGTTTTCTTTCAGAAATTGAGAAAGCAACCCCTCAGGAGATATTAAATGCTATTTTAATTAAACGGACGCCTGATGCTGCTAGCCGTCTTAGAGCCTTAATTGATGCGAGTGGGATGCTAAAACGCTATACTAATCAAGCAGTAGCCGAAGAGATTTTAAATTTTCAGCCTTTAAAAGAGGAAATAGATGGCGTAGTATTTTTATGCAAGAGGGGGACCCAGGAAAAATTTTTTCTCTTAAAAAGAGAACTTAAGGAACCTATCGCTCTAGCGATGACCCGTCGAGAAGAGTTTGAAAAGCAAGGAGTACGTTTAGAACGGGTCTTTATCTATTTTGATGAGCTAAGAGCGATAGGCTCTGATATTCCTTTTAAAGCCAATGCTCTGGTGGCGATGACTTTTGATCCTTTATCCACTACCTTACGCACTATCTTACAAGGAACTTTACGTGCGCGCAATTTTTTTTATGCCCAAAACGTGGACATTATTTTCCACAAAATGGCGGGAGAAGTGTTAACTAAAAACGTTAAAAATTTGTCCAAGCCTGCTCTTTCTGAAATAGAAAGGCTTTTCACTTGTGCCTTGCGCAATCAAAGTGAGGGAAAAAAAAGTCAATTATTGCAATCAGCTCTTCAGCAAGTGCGAGAAATTTATTGTGCAGCTGTCATTCAAAAAATGATGCAAGAATTAATGACTTCTACCCCACAGTTGGAAGGCCTTGAAATTTTTCAAGCGATGGAGTGGCTCTTTTACACCTCTTTTAAAGAAGACCCTGCTAATCTTTTTCTAGATTTAAAAGAAAGGGTGCCTGCCTATAAAGTCGTCCAAGAATATTTTAATGCTACCAATAGTCGTTTCCAAAAAGTGGGTTTTCCTTATTTTGAGGCCATAGAATTACAAAACTTGGAAGAAAAAGCCGAAAAAATTGTCGAATGGGCCAAAAATACTTTAACGTGGCATATTTTTAAAGGTTTTTCCTCTAATAGGGAGACACAAGTTTTTGTCCAAAAGCATAAGGAAATTCAGCTAGAAGTTAATGTGGAAATTCAAAAAGAATCTTTAAGGGAAGTGCAAAAGTATGCGGTTCGTGTAGATGCGCCAGCCGCTGAGTCATTTCCCTGGTTAAAATTGAAGGAAAACCCTGAGAACTGCTTAGATTACAAGTTTCCTCCTTTAACGACTTTCCGCAAATTGCTTAAACGTCTTCCTTATGAAGTTTCTTATTATCAAATTTTTCCCTCCGATCTTTTTTTGACAGAAAATTTGGCTCGCTCTCATGAGATAGACCTCCCAGTTTTTCATAAAGCTCAGAAAAAGGCAGCTCATCTTCTTTTAATTCAACAAGGCACTCACTTTTTTCCCTTATTTATTGATCTTAAAGAAGCGGCTTTTTGGCGGGAGCAAATCAAGTACTATCGGCTGAAGGATTGCTGGCTACTGAACTTAGAAGGACACTTATTAAACGAAGAAAGTATACTTCCCCAAGAATGCCTACCTATCACCAAACGAGCTCTTTGGTGGGGCCATTTTTTTAATGGAAATGCGTGTTACCTGCGTGCTTATCCACGCTTAGTAGAAGATGAGCTAAAGAAGGAAAATTATGAGCTAAAGTATCGTTTCTTAAGCATACAAGCAGCAAAAGATCCTATTCAAGCTCAGATACTTGCTGTAGATCCTATTTTAGCTCAAAAGCCTGCAGAGGCGCCCGTTTTTCATTTTAGCAATAAAGTTGAGGAAACGGAGTGGTTGAATCAAGAAATTGCAAATTTAAACCAAGAGGCGTTAAATCAAGTGCCCTGGCACTTTGCTCGTTTCTTTTCTAGTAAGCAAGTGGCGATGCTTGAACGTGCTAGCTTTTTTGATTATCTGCCTGCCGAAGAGTTTGAACATGTCACCCCTGAACAGGTAAAGCTAGTCCCTAATTATCGTTTGCGGCATCTGAGTTTGCTTGAGCAAATTGCCCAAGTGCCTGCAGAAAAAGTCTATTGGTTAAAAGGAGAGGCTTTAAATTACTTGCCTAAGGAGCATCTGGGACGTATTAATCCCGAGGAACTCGTAAACTTAAGTAAAGATCGACAAAGATCTTATCAAATATTAAAAATTGATCTGTTAGGATTAGAAGGTTTTGCTAAAACCGTCCGTCCCTGTATGGCCCCAGCTCTTC
Coding sequences within it:
- a CDS encoding DUF3638 domain-containing protein, whose translation is MNATHALKSFLKEQKIFDNEISKLFLQTHPKAPLLNEAYDQLAEQISKIANFEEVAEALLTEENPNKIDPQSLLKIWIALAAGLPQLAPALGAEMGEDLLYVFQSLLDNLALTPAEITSRLFHLEENKIFILPLTHQTAWGQSLENVVLYRKNVGNTFDIELFTVEKNSRKFFGEYAFGDEKAYPLRYYAAVPSDDLLGPNFQQPLAIHADILWKTSQALDVAGHACLIAFEPLRAYLIDPQSKSRLIQLQHAHKLKAMTAFIHRWIEAHTTSPFSLELYKAFMVIAGLVLVLAIRKSILSCRSENLNARLGLLNKALITSARHLFKRKDRISIALYELYEAAVGTLEQLKQESEQWLREFIPADDRFKSCKLAVNQSFLIKKSTQQCLQYLSSIESTLHSPLTPPAVKELDVSREGPIANEGVIDKLSNIKDKINFFESYDYEWVIPYLTSEVMNLSLPHLESDWMKLSIQESRKALHLLSIFSERLAKHAFHQQWRFLSSLQNSGVRLLAIAYALCEKLDDQKVLNQFKPAFKGYLALTTSPYFQCESYSSWSDRLDTLSFIKGWHTPEVKPAFLFHEKGKESFDDTADGRFAEEILQAYPTIKNEINQHYYHLKRRTRLDSLQAVTPGQLLLAELVNVKIQNHLPYKLDLADPWINALSKLVNIAMHVHLLSDQRSRYHVGHENIVTFHKGLGFSLTYAKNHQQRFDFFLEGRDKKIRLDVNQRNLLSKEKWRENQNKTLKRFVGVEEEMSHLSLTFEEAAAEPTLTIVELLSKLKYQISNFKIERFRFFLESYLFKIVINKEGTEIFPLLEEFKLYPQVLNTVLKGFLDSTAIFAKNLNKGILSEECKCLLNLTIRLADLSSSVGCKSVSYTLKMFHAQWILDLKACLQKTKTFDQQAADIKILLLKLIGLEERKNLSLQVWNDYLDEGAELHKHLEQKLVSMDTATGAWWYNMRYRLWRHYIELNKTQPAFIQEIQKNKNFDFLSLSSSKGQYLPIPAPILKSVDFRRLFSNRVRVWQVDKSHPYIILSDSLTGTYRLSSDKSFPFSLQRLIEGQWYFYLPPLQVAKCLHLPTSLCQDSIWWLNCENLSARGYYHFQPDKLWLLRNDQGAVVFQEGPEKGMRLELVENEEESLSNLEKCTGAFGQHYYTYAARYIHGILFDYRDRLIFPHIRMPHGRPLVFERQDTDFYEKGSLDRQLGACFYAPSVFHIENGIKLKSTPLKIYGIEIKRKRGDPLSEDEETSLILPFQRHVADRHSSIVYPMVEKRGIETPSQLLSIEGIEIKVNLYGFCPETPQENLFAAYLSLLGKDYYQAFKFLHSIRPHHRLNQPEKLILKWLIDSQADGCDHSATAASVKLIAYKVLIDQGIDLKGRWDPLHSPLTFIDEIYEHYLSHLSSVPPALRLSLEIELWISENTEHLKIYSGQKNKALWENRKQELRIGQKIVMTQKPAKILEKSLLARWKNPGLSGGKEPIDLTLELIEGIERPLGMVLLPGQPYPVKAFAYHYLKLSSLYTSPLEKWELVYTLETLKIPPFIELSLKVALQKEDRAPLLPSLNSKRYAENSLQVQVWFEQLLATLPTFQLESNLIQQQSRQEKKEEIKKGRIFHDLDFTYNMNLLLANCKSISPFQIIQAIKEDFANYTVYPSLSDEEPCPFKIEGNEEDFFKNDLDFYRKEWYKGIELQKGAQDYLLPTFPAILQLDKILTTYAYESNDVGMINNIVRILNRRPTEINALIFAKLKEVKEDKIQMELEDGLKTIFLPTSSQKLAFLQRRNPYFLEEDLVSLQRCMQEYLEWHISNKIIATVKSHLLSIIHIQSHHPLTWEDEPAAQEAWQAIGELLNPFENYSPDSQSYLETLLFEHIAGFRMRKDQAQLLHLLIGKIFTENLGDYCPAVVFQMMMGGGKTSVILAKLARLASKNARVPLFLAHPSQYPSLKSNLMNTQFKRLHQDVIDLDFNREDLASLKILYYLKAQLHHAKDKNYLILMKASFLLILRQELIDQIKAFKEPDNCDPLTLKRAVELAHILYFIKTHCLFLADEVDSLLNILEEINFPAGLEVAISKDSLEVIKYIYVVLSTDAKIAPLLNLLEDNQACVARQTLQEQVFPRLVKVLISEYPPLFPLISPKNYASFKVSLQDYILEKIDTRLLKGINATDDVEFLDKLGIREEKKRKQAKRHLKFLRSLEALKMQPQRSIQQALGTVALIKELCNEILPLALAKGFKQRYGFTEEGKIIPYLGVDAPNHTEFANIYVAACCYFQGAINAGVHPERLMKYRDQMREASLYYSEIYHCSPEESAEAQHFKALIGLALHQEWSPEHLQATLQEINASPQRCIDFYAEFSDQFLRYHSSLLSCGPAALSHMGAQFIGCSGTLGNKDSFPKEIADSCILEQGIEGRILVKLTQDIASQKSFLSEIEKATPQEILNAILIKRTPDAASRLRALIDASGMLKRYTNQAVAEEILNFQPLKEEIDGVVFLCKRGTQEKFFLLKRELKEPIALAMTRREEFEKQGVRLERVFIYFDELRAIGSDIPFKANALVAMTFDPLSTTLRTILQGTLRARNFFYAQNVDIIFHKMAGEVLTKNVKNLSKPALSEIERLFTCALRNQSEGKKSQLLQSALQQVREIYCAAVIQKMMQELMTSTPQLEGLEIFQAMEWLFYTSFKEDPANLFLDLKERVPAYKVVQEYFNATNSRFQKVGFPYFEAIELQNLEEKAEKIVEWAKNTLTWHIFKGFSSNRETQVFVQKHKEIQLEVNVEIQKESLREVQKYAVRVDAPAAESFPWLKLKENPENCLDYKFPPLTTFRKLLKRLPYEVSYYQIFPSDLFLTENLARSHEIDLPVFHKAQKKAAHLLLIQQGTHFFPLFIDLKEAAFWREQIKYYRLKDCWLLNLEGHLLNEESILPQECLPITKRALWWGHFFNGNACYLRAYPRLVEDELKKENYELKYRFLSIQAAKDPIQAQILAVDPILAQKPAEAPVFHFSNKVEETEWLNQEIANLNQEALNQVPWHFARFFSSKQVAMLERASFFDYLPAEEFEHVTPEQVKLVPNYRLRHLSLLEQIAQVPAEKVYWLKGEALNYLPKEHLGRINPEELVNLSKDRQRSYQILKIDLLGLEGFAKTVRPCMAPALLPECIKLIPDECLANLTQLEQLQQVAPVKYYLLKASQFHLLPSNSWHLLKIEDYKKYSLEEKIFPEAQTFIQAMNPTWVNEVDPRLASYFSNEQVLQINQPCPLPYLDIDQLELLDASLASYLDLFQIAKLSASHRHLIQTLIDVEQICHLSKEGLAELSVEQVKKISCRETLLRLNKKFYPYLLAKQIALLQPEHALDQEIINALDETQVQGVAPLQLILFLPYLNLEALRSVNPLVIGEAQGMTVETFKKLTSLQIQSFLSRKTLRPKDLLKALKNLLPSQWGEMEEVFIKTFFSNQPREVIKYVPKQKVRFLSKEALLIWYDADKKINKQRDTVIGVMAILFYPLVILSAVMFVLFATPKRSVARQSFCQMALSPLRILSPESYYRFISSFK